A stretch of the Ananas comosus cultivar F153 linkage group 14, ASM154086v1, whole genome shotgun sequence genome encodes the following:
- the LOC109720808 gene encoding dol-P-Glc:Glc(2)Man(9)GlcNAc(2)-PP-Dol alpha-1,2-glucosyltransferase isoform X2 has protein sequence MGRIAVAAAAGAWAIPIAILVDRLVPDPYMDEIFHVPQAQRYCGGDLRSWDPMITTPPGLYYVSLAYVASLFPGMWLINGVQSLSQLCSTTILRSTNVALTIICSILVHDLLVHLRPSIGERRASFYAILISLYPVHWFFTFLYYTDIASLTAVLAMYLASLKKRFWLGALAILFRQTNVVWVIFVAANGAIKYAEDFYETKSFPGENEQLIQEENNLLTNKKRTSTFPSLRRRKMNNSANTNKLRSSESSGYSHFHSPGIIIEILDITLKLWSLKWKVLIAFAPYAMILIAFAAFIIWNRGIVLGAKEAHVVSPHFAQLLYFGLVSAAALAPFHFTPHQVAKLCQLFKRNKVLGSFLVFAALGTSCIIVHFFSIAHPYLLADNRHYPFYIWRKVIQAHSTMKYILVPLYVYSWFSIITILGESQKRAWVLSFVLCVALVLIPAPLIEFRYFTIPFFLLILHSPATENSKWLVLGLLYAAVDIFTMAMFLFRPFRWEHEAGVQRFMW, from the exons ATGGGCCGGatcgcggtggcggcggcggcgggcgcgTGGGCGATCCCCATCGCGATCTTGGTCGATCGCCTGGTCCCCGATCCCTACATG GATGAGATATTCCACGTACCGCAGGCGCAGAGATATTGTGGAGGGGACTTGCGATCTTGGGATCCCATGATCACCACTCCTCCGGGACT GTACTATGTTTCACTTGCATATGTTGCTTCTTTGTTTCCAGGCATGTGGTTGATTAATGGAGTGCAGTCGTTGTCCCAACTTTGTTCTACTACCATCCTCCGATCGACTAATGTCGCTCTGACAATCATATGCAGCATACTTGTTCATGACCTTCTTGTCCATTTGAGGCCAAGTATAGGCGAAAGGAGGGCGAGTTTTTATGCTATTTTGATATCTTTATACCCTGTGCACTGGTTCTTCACTTTCCTGTACTATACGGATATAGCTTCACTCACCGCTGTTCTTGCAATGTACTTGGCTAGCCTGAAGAAGCGATTCTGG CTCGGAGCTTTGGCGATACTTTTCCGGCAGACAAATGTTGTATGGGTGATATTTGTAGCTGCTAATGGAGCTATCAAATACGCAGAGGACTTCTATGAAACTAAGAGTTTTCCAGGGGAGAATGAGCAATTAATCCAGGAGGAAAACAATTTACTAACTAACAAGAAAAGAACTTCAACTTTTCCAAGTTTgaggagaagaaaaatgaataaTTCTGCAAATACCAATAAGCTGCGTAGTAGTGAATCAAGTGGATATTCCCATTTTCATTCCCCGG GTATTATTATTGAAATACTCGATATCACCTTGAAGTTATGGTCTTTGAAGTGGAAAGTCTTGATTGCCTTTGCGCCCTATGCCATGATTCTAATAGCATTTGCGGCCTTCATTATTTGGAATAGGGGCATAGTTCTTG GTGCAAAAGAAGCTCACGTGGTTTCTCCACACTTTGCACAGTTGTTGTACTTTGGTCTGGTGTCAGCTGCGGCCCTAGCTCCTTTTCATTTTACTCCTCACCAAGTAGCAAAGTTATGCCAATTATTTAAGCGTAACAAGGTTCTTGGCTCTTTTCTAGTTTTCGCAGCTCTTGGCACAAGTTGTATAATTGTGCACTTTTTCAG TATTGCTCATCCATATCTTCTAGCCGATAATCGCCATTACCCTTTCTATATCTGGAGGAAGGTTATCCAAGCACACTCGACAATGAAATACATCTTAGTCCCTCTTTATGTCTACTCATGGTTTTCTATCATTACAATTTTAG GAGAATCACAAAAAAGGGCTTGGGTGTTGTCTTTTGTTCTCTGCGTCGCACTAGTTCTCATCCCCGCTCCACTGATTGAGTTCAGATACTTCACAATCCCTTTCTTTTTACTAATTCTCCATTCCCCAGCTACCGAAAATAGTAAGTGGCTGGTCTTGGGGCTTCTGTATGCTGCTGTGGATATTTTCACAATGGCTATGTTTTTGTTTCGTCCATTTCGTTGGGAACATGAGGCTGGGGTGCAGAGATTTATGTGGTAG
- the LOC109720808 gene encoding dol-P-Glc:Glc(2)Man(9)GlcNAc(2)-PP-Dol alpha-1,2-glucosyltransferase isoform X1 — protein sequence MGRIAVAAAAGAWAIPIAILVDRLVPDPYMDEIFHVPQAQRYCGGDLRSWDPMITTPPGLYYVSLAYVASLFPGMWLINGVQSLSQLCSTTILRSTNVALTIICSILVHDLLVHLRPSIGERRASFYAILISLYPVHWFFTFLYYTDIASLTAVLAMYLASLKKRFWVSAILGALAILFRQTNVVWVIFVAANGAIKYAEDFYETKSFPGENEQLIQEENNLLTNKKRTSTFPSLRRRKMNNSANTNKLRSSESSGYSHFHSPGIIIEILDITLKLWSLKWKVLIAFAPYAMILIAFAAFIIWNRGIVLGAKEAHVVSPHFAQLLYFGLVSAAALAPFHFTPHQVAKLCQLFKRNKVLGSFLVFAALGTSCIIVHFFSIAHPYLLADNRHYPFYIWRKVIQAHSTMKYILVPLYVYSWFSIITILGESQKRAWVLSFVLCVALVLIPAPLIEFRYFTIPFFLLILHSPATENSKWLVLGLLYAAVDIFTMAMFLFRPFRWEHEAGVQRFMW from the exons ATGGGCCGGatcgcggtggcggcggcggcgggcgcgTGGGCGATCCCCATCGCGATCTTGGTCGATCGCCTGGTCCCCGATCCCTACATG GATGAGATATTCCACGTACCGCAGGCGCAGAGATATTGTGGAGGGGACTTGCGATCTTGGGATCCCATGATCACCACTCCTCCGGGACT GTACTATGTTTCACTTGCATATGTTGCTTCTTTGTTTCCAGGCATGTGGTTGATTAATGGAGTGCAGTCGTTGTCCCAACTTTGTTCTACTACCATCCTCCGATCGACTAATGTCGCTCTGACAATCATATGCAGCATACTTGTTCATGACCTTCTTGTCCATTTGAGGCCAAGTATAGGCGAAAGGAGGGCGAGTTTTTATGCTATTTTGATATCTTTATACCCTGTGCACTGGTTCTTCACTTTCCTGTACTATACGGATATAGCTTCACTCACCGCTGTTCTTGCAATGTACTTGGCTAGCCTGAAGAAGCGATTCTGGGTCAGTGCTATT CTCGGAGCTTTGGCGATACTTTTCCGGCAGACAAATGTTGTATGGGTGATATTTGTAGCTGCTAATGGAGCTATCAAATACGCAGAGGACTTCTATGAAACTAAGAGTTTTCCAGGGGAGAATGAGCAATTAATCCAGGAGGAAAACAATTTACTAACTAACAAGAAAAGAACTTCAACTTTTCCAAGTTTgaggagaagaaaaatgaataaTTCTGCAAATACCAATAAGCTGCGTAGTAGTGAATCAAGTGGATATTCCCATTTTCATTCCCCGG GTATTATTATTGAAATACTCGATATCACCTTGAAGTTATGGTCTTTGAAGTGGAAAGTCTTGATTGCCTTTGCGCCCTATGCCATGATTCTAATAGCATTTGCGGCCTTCATTATTTGGAATAGGGGCATAGTTCTTG GTGCAAAAGAAGCTCACGTGGTTTCTCCACACTTTGCACAGTTGTTGTACTTTGGTCTGGTGTCAGCTGCGGCCCTAGCTCCTTTTCATTTTACTCCTCACCAAGTAGCAAAGTTATGCCAATTATTTAAGCGTAACAAGGTTCTTGGCTCTTTTCTAGTTTTCGCAGCTCTTGGCACAAGTTGTATAATTGTGCACTTTTTCAG TATTGCTCATCCATATCTTCTAGCCGATAATCGCCATTACCCTTTCTATATCTGGAGGAAGGTTATCCAAGCACACTCGACAATGAAATACATCTTAGTCCCTCTTTATGTCTACTCATGGTTTTCTATCATTACAATTTTAG GAGAATCACAAAAAAGGGCTTGGGTGTTGTCTTTTGTTCTCTGCGTCGCACTAGTTCTCATCCCCGCTCCACTGATTGAGTTCAGATACTTCACAATCCCTTTCTTTTTACTAATTCTCCATTCCCCAGCTACCGAAAATAGTAAGTGGCTGGTCTTGGGGCTTCTGTATGCTGCTGTGGATATTTTCACAATGGCTATGTTTTTGTTTCGTCCATTTCGTTGGGAACATGAGGCTGGGGTGCAGAGATTTATGTGGTAG
- the LOC109720808 gene encoding dol-P-Glc:Glc(2)Man(9)GlcNAc(2)-PP-Dol alpha-1,2-glucosyltransferase isoform X3, which translates to MITTPPGLYYVSLAYVASLFPGMWLINGVQSLSQLCSTTILRSTNVALTIICSILVHDLLVHLRPSIGERRASFYAILISLYPVHWFFTFLYYTDIASLTAVLAMYLASLKKRFWVSAILGALAILFRQTNVVWVIFVAANGAIKYAEDFYETKSFPGENEQLIQEENNLLTNKKRTSTFPSLRRRKMNNSANTNKLRSSESSGYSHFHSPGIIIEILDITLKLWSLKWKVLIAFAPYAMILIAFAAFIIWNRGIVLGAKEAHVVSPHFAQLLYFGLVSAAALAPFHFTPHQVAKLCQLFKRNKVLGSFLVFAALGTSCIIVHFFSIAHPYLLADNRHYPFYIWRKVIQAHSTMKYILVPLYVYSWFSIITILGESQKRAWVLSFVLCVALVLIPAPLIEFRYFTIPFFLLILHSPATENSKWLVLGLLYAAVDIFTMAMFLFRPFRWEHEAGVQRFMW; encoded by the exons ATGATCACCACTCCTCCGGGACT GTACTATGTTTCACTTGCATATGTTGCTTCTTTGTTTCCAGGCATGTGGTTGATTAATGGAGTGCAGTCGTTGTCCCAACTTTGTTCTACTACCATCCTCCGATCGACTAATGTCGCTCTGACAATCATATGCAGCATACTTGTTCATGACCTTCTTGTCCATTTGAGGCCAAGTATAGGCGAAAGGAGGGCGAGTTTTTATGCTATTTTGATATCTTTATACCCTGTGCACTGGTTCTTCACTTTCCTGTACTATACGGATATAGCTTCACTCACCGCTGTTCTTGCAATGTACTTGGCTAGCCTGAAGAAGCGATTCTGGGTCAGTGCTATT CTCGGAGCTTTGGCGATACTTTTCCGGCAGACAAATGTTGTATGGGTGATATTTGTAGCTGCTAATGGAGCTATCAAATACGCAGAGGACTTCTATGAAACTAAGAGTTTTCCAGGGGAGAATGAGCAATTAATCCAGGAGGAAAACAATTTACTAACTAACAAGAAAAGAACTTCAACTTTTCCAAGTTTgaggagaagaaaaatgaataaTTCTGCAAATACCAATAAGCTGCGTAGTAGTGAATCAAGTGGATATTCCCATTTTCATTCCCCGG GTATTATTATTGAAATACTCGATATCACCTTGAAGTTATGGTCTTTGAAGTGGAAAGTCTTGATTGCCTTTGCGCCCTATGCCATGATTCTAATAGCATTTGCGGCCTTCATTATTTGGAATAGGGGCATAGTTCTTG GTGCAAAAGAAGCTCACGTGGTTTCTCCACACTTTGCACAGTTGTTGTACTTTGGTCTGGTGTCAGCTGCGGCCCTAGCTCCTTTTCATTTTACTCCTCACCAAGTAGCAAAGTTATGCCAATTATTTAAGCGTAACAAGGTTCTTGGCTCTTTTCTAGTTTTCGCAGCTCTTGGCACAAGTTGTATAATTGTGCACTTTTTCAG TATTGCTCATCCATATCTTCTAGCCGATAATCGCCATTACCCTTTCTATATCTGGAGGAAGGTTATCCAAGCACACTCGACAATGAAATACATCTTAGTCCCTCTTTATGTCTACTCATGGTTTTCTATCATTACAATTTTAG GAGAATCACAAAAAAGGGCTTGGGTGTTGTCTTTTGTTCTCTGCGTCGCACTAGTTCTCATCCCCGCTCCACTGATTGAGTTCAGATACTTCACAATCCCTTTCTTTTTACTAATTCTCCATTCCCCAGCTACCGAAAATAGTAAGTGGCTGGTCTTGGGGCTTCTGTATGCTGCTGTGGATATTTTCACAATGGCTATGTTTTTGTTTCGTCCATTTCGTTGGGAACATGAGGCTGGGGTGCAGAGATTTATGTGGTAG
- the LOC109720808 gene encoding dol-P-Glc:Glc(2)Man(9)GlcNAc(2)-PP-Dol alpha-1,2-glucosyltransferase isoform X4, with amino-acid sequence MWLINGVQSLSQLCSTTILRSTNVALTIICSILVHDLLVHLRPSIGERRASFYAILISLYPVHWFFTFLYYTDIASLTAVLAMYLASLKKRFWVSAILGALAILFRQTNVVWVIFVAANGAIKYAEDFYETKSFPGENEQLIQEENNLLTNKKRTSTFPSLRRRKMNNSANTNKLRSSESSGYSHFHSPGIIIEILDITLKLWSLKWKVLIAFAPYAMILIAFAAFIIWNRGIVLGAKEAHVVSPHFAQLLYFGLVSAAALAPFHFTPHQVAKLCQLFKRNKVLGSFLVFAALGTSCIIVHFFSIAHPYLLADNRHYPFYIWRKVIQAHSTMKYILVPLYVYSWFSIITILGESQKRAWVLSFVLCVALVLIPAPLIEFRYFTIPFFLLILHSPATENSKWLVLGLLYAAVDIFTMAMFLFRPFRWEHEAGVQRFMW; translated from the exons ATGTGGTTGATTAATGGAGTGCAGTCGTTGTCCCAACTTTGTTCTACTACCATCCTCCGATCGACTAATGTCGCTCTGACAATCATATGCAGCATACTTGTTCATGACCTTCTTGTCCATTTGAGGCCAAGTATAGGCGAAAGGAGGGCGAGTTTTTATGCTATTTTGATATCTTTATACCCTGTGCACTGGTTCTTCACTTTCCTGTACTATACGGATATAGCTTCACTCACCGCTGTTCTTGCAATGTACTTGGCTAGCCTGAAGAAGCGATTCTGGGTCAGTGCTATT CTCGGAGCTTTGGCGATACTTTTCCGGCAGACAAATGTTGTATGGGTGATATTTGTAGCTGCTAATGGAGCTATCAAATACGCAGAGGACTTCTATGAAACTAAGAGTTTTCCAGGGGAGAATGAGCAATTAATCCAGGAGGAAAACAATTTACTAACTAACAAGAAAAGAACTTCAACTTTTCCAAGTTTgaggagaagaaaaatgaataaTTCTGCAAATACCAATAAGCTGCGTAGTAGTGAATCAAGTGGATATTCCCATTTTCATTCCCCGG GTATTATTATTGAAATACTCGATATCACCTTGAAGTTATGGTCTTTGAAGTGGAAAGTCTTGATTGCCTTTGCGCCCTATGCCATGATTCTAATAGCATTTGCGGCCTTCATTATTTGGAATAGGGGCATAGTTCTTG GTGCAAAAGAAGCTCACGTGGTTTCTCCACACTTTGCACAGTTGTTGTACTTTGGTCTGGTGTCAGCTGCGGCCCTAGCTCCTTTTCATTTTACTCCTCACCAAGTAGCAAAGTTATGCCAATTATTTAAGCGTAACAAGGTTCTTGGCTCTTTTCTAGTTTTCGCAGCTCTTGGCACAAGTTGTATAATTGTGCACTTTTTCAG TATTGCTCATCCATATCTTCTAGCCGATAATCGCCATTACCCTTTCTATATCTGGAGGAAGGTTATCCAAGCACACTCGACAATGAAATACATCTTAGTCCCTCTTTATGTCTACTCATGGTTTTCTATCATTACAATTTTAG GAGAATCACAAAAAAGGGCTTGGGTGTTGTCTTTTGTTCTCTGCGTCGCACTAGTTCTCATCCCCGCTCCACTGATTGAGTTCAGATACTTCACAATCCCTTTCTTTTTACTAATTCTCCATTCCCCAGCTACCGAAAATAGTAAGTGGCTGGTCTTGGGGCTTCTGTATGCTGCTGTGGATATTTTCACAATGGCTATGTTTTTGTTTCGTCCATTTCGTTGGGAACATGAGGCTGGGGTGCAGAGATTTATGTGGTAG